TATTTTTTCTTGTGTTTGGCGATTTCGTCAAGCGAGGTTTTGAAGTCGGCGCCGAGTTTGTCGATAGCCGGTTTGGCGGCCGCCTGCCACGCTTTCATGTCTTTGACTTCGGTTACGATGACGCCGCCCTTGATGAGTTTGTCGAGGGCTTCTTTCTCGAATTTATTCCAGGCTTCGATCTGGAATTTCTCGGTTTCCCTGGCGCAGTCCTGGAGTAGTTTCTTGTCTTCGGCGGAGAGCTTATCCCAGGCGACGCGGCTGACCATGAGGACTTCCGGTACGCGCTGGTGGCTGTCGAGGACGTAGTTCTTGACGGCCTGGAAGTGGTTGGCGGTCAGGTAGCTGGGGGGGTTGTTCTCGGCGCCGTCGATGACGCCGGTCTGGAGGGCGCTGAAGACTTCGCCGTAGGGCATCGGGGTGGCGCTGGCGCCGAAGGCTTTCATGAGTTCGACGTTGACGGCGTTCTGGATGACGCGGATCTTGAGGCCTTTGAGGTCTTCGGGGTTCTTGACGGGGTTCTTGGTGTAGAAGCTGCGGGAGCCGGCTTCGTAGTAAGCAAGGCCCATCATGCGGGATTTTTCGAGGTCGGTGAGCATTTTGCGGCCGTAATCGCTGTTGAGGAAGCGCCATACATGGGCTTGGTCGTCGAAGATGTAGGGCAGGGAGAAGACGCCGAATTGTTTGTTGAATTCGGCCAGGGTGCCGCTGGAGATGCGGGTGAATTCGATGGAGCCGAGCTGCACTTGCTGGATGACGGAGTTTTCGTCGCCAAGCTGGGCGGAGTCGAAGACTTTGATCTGGATGCGGCCTTTGGAGCGCTCGTTGACGAGTTCGGCGAATTTTTTGTCG
This DNA window, taken from Sporomusaceae bacterium, encodes the following:
- a CDS encoding TRAP transporter substrate-binding protein encodes the protein MNSKKWLAVSLAIILAMGVLVAGCGGKKDAAPAADNKPKYTFRLAEAHPGDYPTTLGDKKFAELVNERSKGRIQIKVFDSAQLGDENSVIQQVQLGSIEFTRISSGTLAEFNKQFGVFSLPYIFDDQAHVWRFLNSDYGRKMLTDLEKSRMMGLAYYEAGSRSFYTKNPVKNPEDLKGLKIRVIQNAVNVELMKAFGASATPMPYGEVFSALQTGVIDGAENNPPSYLTANHFQAVKNYVLDSHQRVPEVLMVSRVAWDKLSAEDKKLLQDCARETEKFQIEAWNKFEKEALDKLIKGGVIVTEVKDMKAWQAAAKPAIDKLGADFKTSLDEIAKHKKK